One Amorphoplanes digitatis genomic window carries:
- the purU gene encoding formyltetrahydrofolate deformylase, translating to MPSSAPLRLLVSCPDRPGIIAAVARFLHERGANIVRSDQHTSDPRGGTFFLRMEFVLPDERRDLLEAFGLTVAAPYRMTWRVIDSQHRKRIAVLASRADHCLVDLLWRQRRGELAAEITMVASNHADLRSTVEWFGVPFHHVPMPAAGKAAAEAELADLLEGRCDVAVLARYMQILSGAFLDKIGVPVINIHHSFLPSFPGAAPYQRARDRGVKLIGATAHYVTAELDEGPIIEQDVVRASHRDDAAALARLGADVERTVLARAVRWHCEDRLLQHENTVLVF from the coding sequence GTGCCCAGCTCCGCACCGTTGCGCCTGCTCGTGTCCTGCCCCGACCGGCCCGGCATCATCGCCGCCGTCGCCCGGTTCCTGCACGAACGCGGCGCCAACATCGTCCGCTCCGATCAGCACACCTCCGACCCGCGGGGCGGGACGTTCTTCCTGCGCATGGAGTTCGTCCTGCCCGACGAGCGGCGCGACCTGCTCGAGGCGTTCGGGCTGACCGTCGCCGCGCCGTACCGGATGACCTGGCGCGTCATCGACTCACAGCACCGCAAGCGGATCGCCGTGCTGGCCTCCCGCGCCGACCACTGCCTCGTCGACCTGCTGTGGCGCCAGCGGCGCGGTGAGCTCGCGGCGGAGATCACCATGGTGGCGAGCAACCACGCCGACCTGCGTTCCACGGTGGAGTGGTTCGGTGTGCCGTTCCATCACGTGCCGATGCCGGCCGCCGGTAAGGCGGCCGCCGAGGCGGAGCTGGCCGACCTGCTGGAGGGCCGCTGCGACGTGGCGGTCCTGGCCCGCTACATGCAGATCCTCAGCGGCGCCTTCCTCGACAAGATCGGCGTGCCGGTCATCAATATCCACCATTCCTTCCTCCCCTCTTTCCCGGGGGCCGCCCCCTACCAGCGGGCCCGCGACCGCGGCGTCAAGCTGATCGGCGCGACCGCACACTACGTAACCGCCGAGCTGGACGAGGGGCCGATCATCGAGCAGGACGTGGTCCGCGCGTCGCACCGCGACGACGCCGCCGCGCTGGCCCGGCTCGGTGCCGACGTGGAGCGCACGGTGCTCGCCCGGGCCGTGCGCTGGCACTGCGAGGATCGCCTTCTACAGCACGAAAACACGGTCCTGGTCTTCTGA
- a CDS encoding RiPP maturation radical SAM C-methyltransferase: MPAYSLPLLNAAAAQRPEADPRLRAQWPAVLVTMPFMDANRPSIQLGLLAAILREHGFPAHTLHANLDFAARLGLERYHRLGERRSRMVADWLFSVAAFGDQAPDHHGRLFDDFADDLAYLGDAELPRETLLRMRDEDVPAYLDALVDGYDWDQVRVVGFSSTFQQNTASFALARRLRQRFPHIVTVFGGANFDGEMGPEWIRAVDCVDVAVVGEGDVALPRLMHALATGAGPAGIPGIACRVDGAVVTTAPEAALARLDESPHPDYDEFFDRSARLGLLPADGPTRVRLPFESARGCWWGAKHHCTFCGLNGGTMQFRAKSAERVAGELVAQARRYRTFRFEAVDNIVDMSYLKQLFPAFIEQETGFELFYEVKANLTRDQVRTLAHAGVSAIQPGIESLSSHVLALMNKGVRAAQNINLLRWARYYGIDVSWNIIWGFPGETEQDYAEQAALMPHLTHLQAPNGTGRLWLERFSPLYRGSPGKVPEHSYRYIYPPSVELGKVAYFFEYDLPDALPDTAYAAVAAGAAHWKAAGADGHKPVLRYWAAPGFVQIYDGRHAGAEGTYTFEGPVADLYAACSDRPLTANAAYRRLDGRLPAEAIQQTLIEYARRGLMVLDGDLALSLALPAGAPR; this comes from the coding sequence GTGCCGGCGTACTCTCTGCCCCTGCTGAACGCGGCCGCGGCCCAGCGGCCCGAGGCCGATCCGCGGTTGCGGGCACAGTGGCCCGCGGTGCTGGTCACCATGCCGTTCATGGACGCCAACCGGCCGTCGATCCAGCTCGGGCTGCTCGCGGCGATCCTGCGCGAGCACGGGTTCCCGGCACACACACTGCACGCCAACCTCGACTTCGCCGCTCGTCTCGGCCTTGAGCGTTATCACCGCCTCGGCGAGCGGCGCAGCCGCATGGTGGCCGACTGGCTGTTCTCCGTCGCCGCCTTCGGCGACCAGGCGCCCGACCACCACGGCCGGCTGTTCGACGACTTCGCCGACGACCTGGCCTACCTGGGCGACGCGGAGCTCCCCCGCGAAACCCTGCTGCGGATGCGCGACGAGGACGTACCCGCCTACCTCGACGCGCTTGTCGACGGCTACGACTGGGACCAGGTCCGCGTCGTCGGATTCAGCTCCACCTTCCAGCAGAACACGGCGTCGTTCGCCCTCGCCCGCCGGCTCAGGCAGCGCTTCCCGCACATCGTCACCGTCTTCGGCGGCGCGAACTTCGACGGCGAGATGGGTCCGGAGTGGATCCGCGCCGTCGACTGCGTCGACGTGGCGGTGGTCGGCGAGGGCGACGTCGCCCTGCCGCGGCTGATGCACGCCCTGGCGACCGGCGCCGGTCCGGCGGGCATTCCCGGCATCGCGTGCCGCGTGGACGGTGCGGTCGTCACCACCGCGCCGGAGGCCGCACTGGCCCGCCTCGACGAGTCGCCGCACCCCGACTACGACGAGTTCTTCGACCGGTCAGCGCGCCTCGGCCTGCTGCCCGCCGACGGCCCCACCCGGGTACGCCTGCCGTTCGAGTCCGCCCGCGGCTGTTGGTGGGGCGCCAAGCATCACTGCACGTTCTGCGGCCTCAACGGCGGCACGATGCAGTTCCGGGCCAAGTCCGCCGAACGCGTCGCCGGTGAGCTGGTGGCACAGGCCCGCCGCTACCGCACCTTCCGCTTCGAGGCGGTCGACAACATCGTCGACATGTCCTATCTGAAGCAGCTCTTCCCCGCGTTCATCGAGCAGGAGACCGGCTTCGAGCTCTTCTACGAGGTCAAGGCGAACCTGACCCGCGACCAGGTGCGCACCCTGGCACACGCCGGCGTCTCCGCCATCCAGCCCGGCATCGAGTCGCTCAGCTCGCACGTGCTGGCGCTGATGAACAAGGGCGTCCGCGCCGCGCAGAACATCAACCTGCTGCGCTGGGCCCGGTATTACGGCATCGACGTGTCCTGGAACATCATCTGGGGTTTCCCCGGCGAGACCGAGCAGGACTACGCCGAGCAGGCGGCCCTGATGCCGCACCTGACACACCTCCAGGCCCCGAACGGCACCGGGCGCCTCTGGCTCGAGCGGTTCAGCCCGCTCTACCGCGGCTCACCCGGCAAGGTGCCGGAGCACAGCTACCGCTACATCTACCCGCCCTCGGTGGAGCTGGGCAAGGTCGCCTACTTCTTCGAGTACGACCTGCCCGACGCGCTGCCCGACACCGCCTATGCGGCGGTCGCCGCCGGCGCGGCGCACTGGAAGGCCGCCGGCGCCGACGGACATAAGCCCGTCCTGCGCTACTGGGCGGCGCCGGGCTTCGTGCAGATCTACGACGGACGGCACGCCGGTGCCGAGGGCACCTACACCTTCGAAGGGCCCGTCGCCGACCTGTACGCCGCGTGCAGCGATCGGCCGCTGACCGCGAACGCCGCGTACCGGCGCCTGGACGGCCGGCTACCGGCCGAGGCGATCCAGCAGACCCTCATCGAGTACGCCCGCCGCGGCCTGATGGTCCTCGACGGCGACCTCGCCCTGTCACTTGCGCTACCCGCCGGCGCACCGCGCTGA
- a CDS encoding AfsR/SARP family transcriptional regulator: MTDPCDIRIRLEVLGPLLAWRGDEARRLGPVQQRVVLGTLALHANRSLGREQLIEAVWGEDPPAYAVNLLQKNVSALRRSLEPVRPADGKSRVLTWSDAGYRLILPDGGLDLADFDRELARAGAARATGDLPTASRALHAALKLWRGPLLDGLTGPLLDAERDRLAERRIGAIEDRIEIDLSLGDDRDLVAELRRLVAEHPLRERLRGLLMQALYRSGQRADALAAFRETHDYLYAELGVGPSAELQQLHRRLLDGDPELNAPTPAAPVAPAQRTMPAHRPPTPAQLPHGMADFTGRQRQLTRLDELLGREDATPIAMIIGTAGVGKTSLAVHWAHRVSDRFPDGQLYVNLRGFDAHGSAVEPGDALRGFFDAFAVPNAQVPARLEDQAALYRSLLAGRRILVVLDNARDSEQIGPLLPGAPGCAVVVTSRRRLAGVAAAGADVLSLDLLAPGEAREFFSRRVGAARVAAEPVAFDAIVAACARLPLALAIVAARAAVYPEQSLTALATDLREAAGGLDAFVGENPANDARAVLSWSYRGLGPAAARLFRLLGLHRRPDIATAAAASLAGVTVSEARRLLRELTSAHLVEEATPGRFGFHDLLRAYAKEQTLEIDSAAERRAAVLRLLDHYLHTAWLADRTLYPYREPIHVEPADPATVVPRLDGTAEALVWFMGEHATLLAAVEQAEAEDFPLHASRLAWTITPFLNYQGKWHDWATVLRIALAASRQVGDVPGQALTHRLLSLACLQQGLLTDADGQAKQALDLLNELGDREGQARLLLDYSRVLERQGDFVAGLERAELALELFREAGEPSGEADALNWVGWFHSRSGYHQQALDYCHQSLDLHRRLGDSPRQADTWNTLGFANHHLGNSDAAMACYEKALGLWRELGDRYEVATTTLRMGNTQHTTGDLQAARKLWLKARNILDELGHPLGEQLSAWLAKPPSSSSTFEGIHHV; this comes from the coding sequence GTGACCGATCCGTGCGACATACGGATCCGGCTGGAGGTGCTGGGGCCGTTGCTCGCCTGGCGCGGCGACGAGGCGAGGAGGCTCGGCCCGGTGCAGCAGCGGGTCGTGCTCGGGACCCTGGCGTTGCACGCGAACCGCTCCCTCGGCCGCGAGCAGTTGATCGAGGCCGTCTGGGGCGAGGATCCCCCGGCCTACGCCGTCAACCTGTTGCAGAAGAACGTCTCCGCGCTGCGGCGCAGCCTGGAACCCGTGCGCCCGGCGGACGGCAAGTCCCGCGTGCTCACCTGGAGCGACGCCGGCTACCGGCTCATCCTGCCTGACGGCGGCCTCGACCTCGCCGACTTCGACCGGGAGCTGGCCCGGGCCGGCGCGGCGCGCGCGACGGGTGACCTGCCGACCGCCTCCCGGGCGCTGCACGCCGCCCTGAAACTGTGGCGCGGCCCGCTCCTGGACGGCCTGACCGGCCCGCTGCTGGACGCCGAGCGCGACCGCCTCGCCGAGCGCCGCATCGGCGCGATCGAGGACCGCATCGAGATCGACCTCTCCCTCGGCGACGACCGGGACCTGGTCGCCGAGCTGCGCCGGCTGGTGGCCGAGCATCCGCTGCGGGAACGGCTGCGCGGGCTGCTCATGCAGGCGCTCTACCGCAGCGGTCAGCGGGCCGACGCGCTCGCGGCGTTCCGGGAGACGCACGACTACCTCTACGCCGAGCTCGGTGTCGGGCCGAGCGCCGAACTCCAGCAGCTGCATCGCCGGCTGCTGGACGGCGACCCGGAGCTGAACGCGCCGACGCCGGCGGCCCCGGTGGCGCCGGCCCAACGGACCATGCCGGCGCACCGCCCGCCGACCCCGGCGCAGCTGCCGCACGGCATGGCCGACTTCACCGGGCGCCAGCGCCAGCTGACCCGGCTGGACGAGCTGCTCGGCCGGGAGGACGCCACCCCGATCGCCATGATCATCGGTACGGCCGGGGTGGGCAAGACCTCGCTGGCCGTGCACTGGGCGCACCGGGTCAGCGACCGGTTCCCGGACGGTCAGCTCTACGTCAACCTGCGCGGCTTCGACGCACACGGCTCCGCGGTCGAGCCCGGCGACGCGCTGCGGGGCTTCTTCGACGCGTTCGCGGTCCCCAACGCCCAGGTACCGGCCCGGTTGGAGGATCAGGCCGCCCTCTACCGCAGCCTGCTGGCCGGGCGCCGGATACTTGTTGTCCTCGACAACGCGCGGGACTCCGAGCAGATCGGGCCGCTACTGCCGGGCGCACCGGGCTGCGCGGTCGTGGTCACCAGCCGCCGGCGCCTCGCCGGCGTGGCGGCCGCCGGCGCCGACGTGCTGTCGCTGGACCTGCTCGCGCCGGGCGAGGCCCGCGAGTTCTTCAGCCGCCGGGTCGGCGCGGCGCGGGTGGCGGCCGAGCCCGTCGCGTTCGACGCCATCGTGGCCGCCTGCGCCCGGTTGCCGCTTGCGCTGGCGATCGTGGCGGCCCGGGCGGCCGTCTATCCGGAGCAGAGCCTCACCGCGCTCGCCACCGATCTGCGTGAGGCGGCCGGCGGCCTCGACGCGTTCGTCGGCGAGAACCCGGCGAACGACGCCCGGGCGGTCCTGTCGTGGTCGTACCGCGGGCTCGGTCCGGCCGCCGCCCGGCTGTTCCGCCTGCTCGGCCTGCATCGCCGGCCGGACATCGCGACCGCCGCCGCGGCCAGCCTCGCCGGCGTGACCGTGTCCGAGGCCCGGCGCCTGCTGCGCGAGCTGACCAGCGCGCACCTGGTCGAGGAGGCGACCCCGGGCCGGTTCGGGTTCCACGACCTGCTCCGGGCGTACGCGAAGGAGCAGACCCTGGAGATCGACAGCGCCGCCGAACGGCGCGCCGCCGTGCTCCGCTTGCTCGATCACTACCTGCACACGGCCTGGCTGGCCGACCGCACGCTGTATCCGTACCGGGAGCCGATCCACGTGGAGCCGGCCGATCCGGCCACCGTGGTGCCACGGCTCGACGGGACCGCCGAGGCGCTGGTCTGGTTCATGGGCGAGCACGCCACCCTGCTCGCCGCGGTGGAGCAGGCCGAGGCCGAGGACTTCCCCCTGCACGCCAGCCGGCTGGCCTGGACCATCACGCCGTTCCTGAACTACCAGGGCAAGTGGCACGACTGGGCGACCGTGCTCCGAATCGCGCTGGCGGCGAGCCGACAGGTCGGCGACGTCCCCGGCCAGGCGCTCACCCACCGGCTGCTCAGCCTGGCCTGCCTGCAGCAGGGCCTGCTGACCGACGCGGACGGGCAGGCCAAGCAGGCGCTCGACCTGTTGAACGAGCTCGGCGACCGGGAGGGGCAGGCCCGCCTGCTCCTCGACTACAGCCGGGTGCTGGAACGCCAGGGCGACTTCGTGGCCGGCCTCGAACGGGCCGAGCTGGCGCTCGAGCTGTTCCGGGAGGCCGGCGAGCCGAGCGGCGAGGCGGACGCGCTCAACTGGGTCGGCTGGTTCCACAGCCGGTCCGGCTACCACCAGCAGGCCCTCGACTACTGCCACCAGTCCCTCGACCTGCATCGCCGGCTCGGTGACTCGCCGCGCCAGGCCGACACATGGAACACGCTGGGCTTCGCCAACCATCACCTCGGCAACAGCGACGCCGCGATGGCCTGCTACGAGAAGGCGCTCGGGCTGTGGCGCGAGCTCGGCGACCGGTACGAGGTCGCCACCACCACCCTGCGCATGGGCAACACCCAGCACACCACCGGCGACCTCCAGGCGGCCCGCAAGCTCTGGCTGAAGGCCCGCAACATCCTCGACGAGCTGGGCCACCCGCTCGGCGAGCAGCTGTCCGCCTGGCTGGCGAAGCCACCCTCGTCCTCCTCAACCTTCGAAGGGATCCACCATGTCTGA